From the Halodesulfovibrio sp. genome, one window contains:
- a CDS encoding peptide-binding protein, with protein MHCSLQKRVLLGVLLCFLFLTGCSSPAEKKQSASTASATSSTQSERAVGDNTINIHKPEYGGRIILGSIGDITNMIPMLSSDAGSHEVASHIYVSPLKYDKDLNIVPYAAESFEVLDEGKRIRITMRKDVLWEDGVPLTAEDVEFTYKLYIDPNTPTAYAQDYLLVKKFTLLDKYTFEATYEKPLARVLLSWMFDIMPKHLLEGQDLLTSPLTSQPVGAGPFKFKKWDRGEKVVLEASDTYFLGRPYLNEIVYRVIPDVSTMFLELKAGHIDMMSLTPQQYLYQTSSKFFQDNFNKYRYLSFGYSFLGFNFRSPFFQDAQVRRAISYAIDKEGLVKGVLFGQGKPTVGPYKPGTWPYNTAIEDYGYDPEKASQLLKKSGWEKNKDGVLEKDGIPFAFTILTNQGNEERIKTATIIQSQLKDIGIQVTIRTVEWAAFIKEFINKGRFDALILGWNILQDPDISTVWHSSRAEEGGLNFIKYINPELDKWLEVGRNTLDMGVRKEAYDRVQEILHTDQPYCFLYVSYSLPIIQKRFKGIEPAPAGITHNLDRWWVPKSQRRYEVVTNP; from the coding sequence ATGCATTGCAGTTTGCAAAAAAGAGTACTTTTAGGAGTACTGCTATGTTTTTTGTTTTTAACAGGTTGCAGCTCTCCTGCTGAAAAAAAGCAATCTGCATCTACCGCGTCGGCGACTTCTAGCACGCAATCCGAAAGAGCCGTTGGCGACAATACAATAAATATTCACAAACCGGAATACGGTGGGCGCATTATTTTAGGCTCAATAGGAGATATTACAAATATGATCCCTATGCTGAGCTCTGATGCTGGTTCCCATGAAGTTGCATCGCATATTTATGTATCCCCTTTAAAGTATGATAAAGATTTAAACATAGTTCCCTATGCAGCAGAATCATTTGAAGTACTCGATGAAGGAAAAAGGATACGCATTACTATGCGTAAGGATGTGTTGTGGGAAGACGGTGTGCCGCTTACTGCGGAAGATGTAGAGTTTACCTACAAATTATATATAGATCCCAACACTCCAACTGCGTATGCACAAGACTACTTGTTAGTGAAAAAGTTTACTTTACTAGATAAATATACGTTTGAAGCAACATATGAAAAACCGCTTGCGCGTGTTTTACTGAGTTGGATGTTTGATATTATGCCAAAGCATCTGCTCGAAGGGCAAGATTTGCTGACGTCTCCCCTTACTTCTCAGCCTGTTGGCGCAGGGCCATTTAAATTTAAAAAATGGGACAGGGGAGAAAAAGTTGTTCTTGAAGCAAGTGATACATATTTTCTAGGAAGACCATATCTGAATGAGATAGTATATCGTGTTATTCCAGATGTATCTACAATGTTTTTGGAATTGAAAGCAGGACATATTGATATGATGTCACTGACGCCACAGCAGTATCTTTACCAGACAAGCAGTAAATTTTTTCAAGATAATTTTAATAAATACCGATATCTTTCTTTCGGATACTCTTTTTTAGGGTTCAATTTTAGAAGTCCGTTTTTTCAGGATGCGCAGGTTCGCCGTGCTATTTCTTACGCAATTGATAAAGAAGGCTTGGTGAAAGGGGTGCTCTTTGGTCAGGGAAAACCGACAGTCGGTCCCTACAAGCCGGGTACATGGCCGTATAACACGGCTATTGAAGATTACGGGTATGACCCTGAAAAAGCATCGCAACTGCTTAAAAAATCTGGATGGGAGAAGAATAAAGATGGCGTACTGGAGAAGGATGGAATACCGTTTGCGTTCACAATCCTGACCAATCAGGGCAATGAGGAACGGATAAAAACAGCTACGATTATTCAAAGCCAGTTGAAAGATATTGGTATTCAGGTCACTATTAGAACCGTTGAATGGGCGGCATTCATCAAAGAATTTATTAATAAGGGACGCTTTGACGCACTTATTTTGGGGTGGAACATCCTTCAAGATCCGGATATTTCCACAGTTTGGCATTCTTCACGGGCTGAAGAAGGCGGGCTGAATTTTATTAAATATATTAATCCGGAACTTGATAAATGGCTCGAGGTTGGTCGTAACACACTGGATATGGGGGTGCGGAAGGAAGCGTACGACCGCGTGCAGGAAATTTTGCACACGGATCAGCCGTACTGCTTTTTATATGTTTCCTATTCATTACCGATCATCCAAAAGCGATTTAAAGGAATTGAGCCTGCACCGGCAGGTATTACGCATAATTTAGACCGATGGTGGGTTCCTAAAAGCCAGAGGCGCTACGAGGTTGTAACTAATCCATGA
- a CDS encoding bifunctional (p)ppGpp synthetase/guanosine-3',5'-bis(diphosphate) 3'-pyrophosphohydrolase has protein sequence MIRIQEILDKVTELRPDADVALIQKAYVFSAAAHAGQTRLSGEPYLSHPLSVAYELASMRMDDISIAAGLLHDTVEDTSATIEGIDAQFGEEVADVVDGVTKISLMTFESKEAAQAENIRKMILAMAEDIRVLIVKLADRLHNMRTLDFQKPHKQKLISQETMDIYVPLANRLGLHRIKLELEDLSFRYLRPEVFNSITEWLEENRTSGQEYIESVIELLTAMMGDNKINAEIKGRIKYRYSIYRKMEQQNLTLDQVHDIIAFRVIVKDVRDCYAVLGLVHAMWKPVHGRFKDYISMPKANMYQSLHTTVMGPEGERIEIQIRTDEMDQMAEFGVASHWLYKEGGGGRLKARDVQQFTWLRELLDWQKMETDSKEFMRSLKFDLFKDEVYVFTPGGDVKELPEDASPVDFAYMIHTQVGDKCSGAKVNGKLVPLSTTLKNGDTVEIITDQHRHPSRDWLRFVKTAKARTRINHFIRTEERTRSISLGKEMLEKLGRRMDINVQKALKEGAFEAVAEEFNLKEVDELLSQVGYARLTPRKVLQRLQPKEVPEPEETVAEPQAEERVEQTHANSVGIKGVDDVLVRFARCCTPVPGEAIVGFISRGRGVTVHTSDCPNVQNLEAERLISVYWDGTENKPYPARIKMISKNIMGMMAKVSDLLMQENVNLDAGMFHSMVDGMSEMEFTVEVRDIAHLYRTIDKLRALEGMVEVSRLSSSD, from the coding sequence ATGATCAGGATTCAGGAAATTTTAGATAAAGTAACAGAGCTGCGTCCAGATGCGGATGTTGCTTTGATTCAGAAAGCATATGTGTTTTCTGCTGCTGCGCATGCAGGGCAGACCCGTCTTTCGGGCGAGCCTTATTTGTCGCATCCGCTTTCTGTCGCCTATGAACTCGCCAGTATGCGTATGGATGATATTTCCATTGCTGCTGGGCTGCTGCATGATACTGTAGAGGATACATCTGCAACTATCGAAGGTATTGATGCCCAGTTCGGTGAGGAAGTGGCAGACGTTGTTGACGGTGTGACAAAAATCAGCCTTATGACGTTTGAGAGCAAGGAAGCTGCACAGGCTGAAAACATTCGTAAGATGATTCTTGCGATGGCTGAAGATATCAGGGTTCTTATTGTGAAGCTTGCTGACAGGCTGCACAATATGCGAACTCTGGATTTTCAGAAGCCGCATAAACAAAAGCTTATTTCGCAAGAAACCATGGATATTTATGTTCCACTTGCGAACAGGCTTGGTCTTCACCGTATAAAACTTGAGCTTGAAGATTTAAGTTTCCGCTATTTGCGTCCAGAAGTGTTTAACTCCATTACTGAATGGTTGGAAGAAAACAGAACTTCCGGACAGGAATACATTGAAAGCGTCATTGAATTGCTTACAGCAATGATGGGTGACAACAAAATTAATGCTGAAATTAAAGGACGTATTAAGTACCGTTACTCCATTTACCGCAAAATGGAGCAACAAAATCTTACGCTCGATCAGGTTCATGACATTATTGCCTTCCGTGTAATCGTCAAAGATGTTCGTGATTGTTACGCCGTCCTTGGGCTTGTGCATGCCATGTGGAAGCCTGTTCATGGAAGATTCAAAGATTATATCTCCATGCCGAAGGCGAACATGTATCAGAGTCTCCATACTACAGTTATGGGACCTGAAGGCGAGCGTATCGAAATCCAGATTCGTACAGACGAAATGGATCAGATGGCGGAATTCGGTGTTGCGTCTCACTGGCTGTACAAAGAAGGCGGCGGTGGACGTCTTAAAGCTCGTGATGTTCAGCAGTTTACTTGGCTTCGGGAATTGCTTGACTGGCAAAAGATGGAAACAGATTCCAAAGAGTTCATGCGCTCTTTGAAATTCGATCTATTTAAAGATGAAGTATATGTCTTTACACCGGGCGGGGATGTAAAGGAACTGCCGGAAGACGCAAGTCCTGTTGATTTTGCGTACATGATCCATACGCAAGTTGGTGACAAATGTTCCGGTGCAAAGGTCAACGGTAAACTTGTTCCTCTTTCTACTACATTGAAAAATGGTGACACAGTAGAAATTATTACCGATCAGCACAGGCATCCTAGCCGTGATTGGTTGCGTTTTGTTAAAACAGCAAAAGCGCGAACCCGTATTAATCATTTTATCCGTACCGAAGAGCGAACCCGTTCCATCAGCCTTGGTAAAGAAATGCTGGAAAAATTGGGACGCCGTATGGATATTAATGTCCAGAAGGCTCTCAAAGAAGGTGCTTTTGAAGCGGTAGCGGAAGAGTTTAATCTGAAGGAAGTGGACGAACTGCTTTCTCAGGTGGGCTATGCTCGACTGACACCACGCAAAGTACTCCAGCGTCTGCAACCTAAAGAAGTGCCAGAGCCGGAAGAAACCGTAGCAGAACCTCAGGCTGAAGAGCGTGTGGAGCAAACCCATGCGAACAGTGTTGGCATTAAAGGTGTCGATGACGTTCTGGTTCGTTTTGCTCGCTGTTGCACCCCTGTTCCGGGTGAGGCTATTGTAGGTTTCATCAGTCGAGGGCGTGGTGTTACTGTTCATACATCTGACTGTCCTAATGTGCAGAACCTTGAGGCTGAGCGCCTGATTTCTGTGTACTGGGATGGCACTGAGAATAAACCTTACCCTGCTCGTATTAAGATGATTTCTAAAAATATTATGGGCATGATGGCGAAAGTCAGTGACCTGCTTATGCAGGAGAATGTTAACCTAGATGCCGGTATGTTCCATTCAATGGTAGACGGTATGTCTGAAATGGAGTTTACGGTAGAAGTGCGCGACATTGCACATCTGTACAGAACTATTGATAAACTTCGTGCTTTGGAAGGAATGGTAGAAGTATCTAGACTTTCTTCTTCAGATTAA
- a CDS encoding chemotaxis response regulator protein-glutamate methylesterase, producing the protein MIKVVVVDDSAFMRKALTTMLEKDPDIKVVATARNGAEGLTVIRQYNPDVVTLDIEMPKMDGLTALRHIMMEMPRPVLMISSLTMEGAESTLKAMELGAVDFIPKQLSKVSLDIVKIERDLQQKVKYVSRRKLRAPRTRRPSVAARPAARVAPPVMHGRPKRDVVAIGVSTGGPPAVQKVLSKLPANYPASILIAQHMPAAFTGPFAKRLDSVCKIKVKEANGTEPIAPGTAYISPGGKHIVLQQRGSRMEVAVKEEPADALYKPSANVLIESVAKAQGRRAVGAIFTGMGNDGLLGIRELKNRGGYILAQNDASCVVYGMPKAIVDAKLTDEILDIDDMAAALMASIYK; encoded by the coding sequence TTGATTAAGGTTGTAGTAGTAGATGACTCTGCGTTTATGCGCAAAGCGTTGACAACGATGCTGGAGAAAGATCCGGACATTAAAGTTGTTGCAACGGCACGCAACGGTGCAGAAGGGCTTACCGTCATACGACAGTATAACCCGGACGTTGTAACTCTCGATATTGAGATGCCTAAAATGGATGGTCTGACAGCTCTGCGTCATATTATGATGGAGATGCCGCGACCTGTTCTGATGATTAGCTCGCTTACTATGGAAGGGGCGGAATCAACGCTTAAAGCTATGGAGCTTGGTGCAGTTGATTTTATTCCTAAGCAGCTGTCTAAGGTTTCACTTGATATCGTCAAAATAGAAAGAGATCTTCAACAAAAAGTTAAATACGTTTCCCGCCGTAAGCTTCGTGCTCCGCGCACCCGCAGACCATCAGTGGCTGCCAGACCAGCAGCCCGCGTTGCACCACCTGTAATGCATGGCAGACCTAAACGCGATGTGGTTGCAATTGGTGTATCTACTGGGGGACCTCCTGCTGTACAGAAAGTATTATCCAAACTTCCTGCTAATTATCCGGCTTCAATTCTAATTGCACAGCATATGCCTGCGGCATTTACAGGGCCTTTTGCAAAGCGTCTTGATAGCGTGTGCAAAATTAAAGTGAAAGAAGCAAACGGCACTGAACCGATTGCACCGGGGACAGCGTACATTTCACCGGGGGGAAAACATATTGTGTTGCAGCAGCGTGGCTCCAGAATGGAAGTTGCGGTGAAAGAAGAGCCTGCTGACGCACTGTATAAACCATCTGCAAACGTATTAATTGAATCCGTAGCCAAAGCACAGGGACGCAGAGCTGTGGGGGCAATTTTTACCGGTATGGGGAATGATGGCTTGCTAGGAATCCGTGAATTAAAAAATAGAGGTGGCTATATTTTAGCGCAAAATGATGCCTCTTGTGTTGTTTACGGTATGCCTAAAGCTATTGTTGACGCAAAGCTGACCGATGAGATTCTAGATATTGATGATATGGCGGCAGCTCTGATGGCAAGCATTTACAAATAA